The DNA sequence TCAGCGCATCCAGCCGCGCCGCGAGCTGCCGCAGTGTCCCGCTCATTAGATCATGCGGCACACGCCGCGAGAGGAAGAATCCCCCGGCTGCCAGCCCGTCCAAGGCCCGCTGATGGATGAACCCGGCGGGCATCAGTTGCAGGTTGATCCGCGACGCCCGGTATACGCCAATGAGCTCCCGCCCGTTTTCTGCCGGACCGGCCGCGAACTCCGCCAGGGTCGGATGCCGATCCCAGCCATTGCCGTAGATGCGAAAGCGACGCCGCGCGCGCCGCGCCCATGCCGCCACCCATTCCAACGCTTCGTGGCGAAAAATGCGATCACCCAGGCGCCACAGATACCAGCCGCACAGTTGCCGGGCGCCCGCTTCGTCCACGCTGATTCCGGTTCGGCGCGTGGCCTCGCGCAGGATCAACCGGGGCAGTCCGCTGTGCATGGTTCTCGCCTGCGCAAGTTCCACGAGCGCGAGCTCGTACAACTCATCCAGCAAATGAGCGAGTCGAGGATCGCCCGCCTTTTTCCGCTCTTCTTCATGAAACGCTCGCGGCGTCTGCGATGCGTGGCTGACGTATGACACGTCGCATGCGTAACGCGTTCGTTCTTCCTCAGTGAGCGGCTCACCGCCGAACTGCTCCGGACATGTAGGCACGATCGCTGAAAGAAACTGCCTCGGATCGCAGCCCGCCATGAGCCACCGCGTCTTGGAGCATCCAGTCAGAAAGTCGTGCCGCGCGACCTGGCGAAGATTCTCGTCCGTGAACACGTGCGGAAGCTGGTCCTGGTCCCATGTCAGTATGGGCAGGTTCTCGGGAACGATCTGCCCGAACTCGGGGCGGAGGTGATCGAGATTGAAGAACACGTCGGGGTCGAGCCGGCGAATGGTATCGTGATAGGTTGCCAGCCCCACGACCTCATGCGGCCGGCGCTCCTTGAGCACCTCGCAGGTGTGCCCCAGCGACTCGAACGCTCGCTGGGCATCACGCACGGAATGCTGGAGAAACGTCGTATGGACGCTGACCGCGGACAGGATTCTCAGCGGTGCGCCCTTCCCCGAAAGCGCCTCGTCAAAACGCCGCGCCCAATAAGAGACATCGCGTCCGGCGTACTGCCGCTGCAATGCTTCCCATGATTGCAGCGCAGCCTGCTCACGCTCTGCCAAAACGGTCTGCGCAGCAGCCACGGCACCCGGCGACGGCCCCAATCGGAAACGACCGAGCGTGAACGCGTGGGCGGGAACGGGAAGGTCGACGTTCGCCCGGAGCAAGTCGACAAACCGCTGCGCGGCGCCTTCGCCGGTGAACAGGAAAAGCCGCTCGTCGGCGAGCCGATCGGACCAGTCCCGCAGGTGGAGCGCGATCGAAAGCAGCGCTGCGTCGGGTTCCACGACATACAGCGCACTGGAATGTCGAAGAAAGCTGTTGAGCGTGCGGTCGTAGATGCGCTCGAAAAGGTGGCCGAGGTCGAGGCCCTCGAAAAGATAGGGCCCCGGGAAGGCGTTGCCGATGTCGGGCGGGAGCGGATGTCGATCCGCCTCGGCGCGATGGTCGGCGAGGTCCGGTATCCACCGCCACCCCGACGGTTCGATCCATCGCACCTGTTCGTTTCCGCAGGCATCTTCGTAGAGCTCGAATTGCCGGTGCGATGCGCGCCATGCCCGGCGGATGCCCGTCACATCGACGTTGCGCGATTCGAGTGCCTGAAGGTTCCGCTCAAACCGGGTGGCGTATCGAGACCAGGGCACCCGGCCATCGGGACGTCCCGCAAGCGCCCGGGACATTCTCCCAGCTTCACTCGCAGCGTCGCTTCCTTCCTCGTCGGGGTTGAATCGCTGCGCGGATGCGTGATTTTCCGGGATCGACGAAAGCAAGTCTCGCGCCGGACGGACGAGCCCCAGGCGAGCATATTCTCGCGCGATTCTCAGCCGCAGTGTCGGCGCGTGCGGCGAAACCGAAAGCTGCCGGTGCACTCCGGCGATGATCGCGTAGGCCTCGCTCGCCGGTCCGGCGCTGGGGAGCACATTCCCTTGGATTTGTGTCATGCCGTCCATGATCAACGCGGAGTCGTCCCTCCGGCCTCTGTCCATCGGTTGTGGGGGCGCTGAACAAACGCCCACTGGCCGCATACAGAGATTCATCGGTGTGCGGCGCGGCGCGCCTTGCGGAGAACTGGGGGCAATCGGAAGCGGGGCTATTCAACACCGGCCTTCTCGACGCTGCGGCGAAATTCGTAGGGACCTGCGGTCGATCCCCAGACCTGCTTGCCGGCGGCGTCAAAGCCGCGATCCCAGGTGCGCAGACCCCACGAGGCGACGGTGACTTCGGATGTAGCGTACGATGCACCTCGCAACGTACTTGTGCACTCCCGGCCGGGGGTTGATCCCTCAAACCAGCCGTTCGGCGAGCGTCGCAGCAATATGGCGCAGCCCTTGCGGGGCGTGAGCTGCTCCGGCGAAACGAGGGCCAGCGGATGTCTTTCCCGCCAGGCGCCGACAAAACGAAGCGGGTCGCCCGGCAGTTCGAACACGCGACTCTCAAGCACGCGATCGGCTTCGCGTGAGATTCGGTACACGCGCTGGCGATACGGCTTATCCGGCGTGGCCGCGGCGGACTGCTCGACGTACATCCATGTTGCATCGCGGCGCGCCGGCCAGATCGGCACCATGTGCAGGCGGATATCGTAGAAGTTGTCCGGATCGGACTCGTGTTGCGCCGTACTGGAGAATGAACCGGTCATCCATTCCACCAGTTGGGCGAGGTCGCGATCTTTCTTGGCGCCGGCACCGCGCCCCGTGGTAGCGCAACCAGCGACGAGAATCGACGCGACCAGCAAGAACGTTGCAACGTGCGTTCTCAAATCAAGCGAAAGGGCCCGTCTCATGATCCCCATCCCACGAGCGTGACTGTTCCAAAGTCTGCTAAGTACGGCTCACGGAGTCCCATGATCACGACGCCCGCCGCTTCAGCATCGGCGATCATTCGTTCACGCTCGACAATGACGGTTCGTCCTGCCTCGATGACGAGCAGCTTGCCCCCGTGCTGCTTGAGGCGGGCAATGGTGTCGGGCCCGACCGTGGGCACGTCAAAACGCATGTCCTGGTTCGGCTTGGCGACCTTGACCAGGGTCCACCCGCCCGCGCGACAGAGGGCTCCGGCGCGTTCGATCATGCGGTCGGTGCCTTCGATCGCTTCGACCGCGATAACTTCCTTCTCCTTCACGGCGACGGATTGCCCGATGTCGAGGCGTCCCATCTCTCGGGCGATCGTCCAGCCGAACGTGGCGTCCGCCCGCTGTGCATCGTTCGGCGCTCGGCGCGTGAGCACGCCTTCCGGTGCCATGTCTTCTGCGCTGTATTTCATGCATGGCTGCATGATGATGCCCTGTCTCGCGAGCTTTTCAGCGACGGCTGACAATACGGTGTCGTTACGCTTGTCCGCGATCTCAAAAAACCAGAGCCGGATGGCGGTCCAGTCGGGCAGATACTTGATCAACCGGAACCGGCCGTACATCTCCGTCTTGCGCACCGACCCGGCAAGGATGACCTCACGGGCGCCGAACCTTCGGAGAAGTCTGATCCAGCTACCCGGCCGGGCCAGCCCCGACCAGCAGAAGGCATCGGCCAGCCGTGACAGTGCGGGATCGGCGAAGCCTCGTAAGCCGATGACCATGCACTCACAGCCGGCGCGCCGGGCGCCCTCGACAACCATGAAGGGGAATCGACCGGCTCCGGCGATAATGCCCAGCCGCGAGGATTCCGGTTGTCCGGCTCGACTCATGATGTCCGGCCGCCGCCTCGCAGTTTTTCCACTTCCCGCTCGAGCTCGCGCACGCGCTTGACCAGTTCCGGCAATTTCTGAACCGCGATCATGGCCCGTTTGGCTTCGTTCAGCTCTATCGCCGGGCTTCCCAGCAGCTTCATGCCGGCAGGTACATCTCCGGAGATTCCCGCCTGCGCGCCCACTTGAACGTCATCGCCGATGGAGCAATGTCCGGCCACCCCGACTTGTCCCGCAAGTGTGACGTGTCGTCCAATGTTGACCGACCCGGCGATGCCCACGAGCCCGACGAAAAGGCAGTCCGGTCCGATCTTCGTACCGTGTCCGACGACGATCACGTTCCCGAATTTCGTTCCTGTCCCGATCTCGGTGCGCCCCAGCGTGGCCCGATCCACGGCGCAGTTGGCACCGATCTCCACGTCGTCGCCGATGACGGTCCGTCCGACCTGAGGGATTTTCACCCATTTCCCCTCGTACGGCGCGTAACCCAGCCCATCTTCGCCGACCACGGAACCGGCATGTATGGTCACGCGATTGCCGAGGACGCAGCGATCGTACACCACGACGTTGGGAAAGAGCACGCAGTCATCACCGATCGTAACATGCTCGGCGACGTAACATCCGGGATACACGGTGCAGTTCTCGCCAATGATGACATGAGCAGCGATTGTCGCACCGGGGGCGATGTTCGCACCGTTGCCCAGCTTGGCAGTCGGGTCAATATGGGCCTTCTCGCTGATGCCCCATTGGGGATGCTTGCGGTAGCCGTGCAGAGCGATGATCGCCGCTGTGACCGCCGCATAGGGGTCGCCGCAGCGGATCGCGGCGAGTCCGTCAGGAACCGGCACATCATCGCGCAGAATCACGGCCGACGCCCGGGTTCTGGTCACCTGGGACGTGTATTTGGGGTTGGACAGGAAGGTCAGGTCCCCTTCTGCGGCATCCTCGAGCGTGTTGACGGCGCGGACTTTGCGGTCCGAACCGTCCAGCCGGACGGAGAGTCCGTGTCCGGACATGAATTGACACAACTCGCTGAGTAGTCGCTCGGCCAAGGCGCGTCTTTCCCTATTGCAGGCGTTCGGGTGTAAAACTCCCAACCAGACCGGCGTGGATTGTCCAAGTGGGTGCGAAGACTGTCAACGCGACGCACCGCATCGCGGAATCGGCGGCTCTTCCGTGACAACCCTCGCCTCGTGCGTTCTAATGCCTCGCGGGAGGACTTTTCGATGACCAAGTTGACGGAGGTCAGGCGGACACGCTCGGCCGAGCTCTTCAAGAAAGCGTGCAATCTGCTCGTCGGAGGCGTGAACAGCCCCGTGCGGGCCTTCCGCGCCGTCGGTGGCGAGCCCGTGTTTCTCGAGCGCGCCGAAGGTGCTTACGTTTTTGACGTTGACGGGAACCGCTACGTCGACCTCGTGGGGACCTGGGGGCCGGCGATCGTGGGCCACGCCCATCCGGCCGTCGTCGAGGCGGTTCAGCAAGCGGCGACGCGTGGGCTGAGTTTTGGGGCATGCTGTGCCGCCGAAGCGGAGCTCGCGGAGATCGTCGTTTCGGCATTGCCTTCAGTCGAGATGATCCGGTTTGTCAACAGCGGGACAGAAGCGGCCATGAGCGCCATTCGGTTGGCGCGGGCCGCGACGAAGCGATCGTGCGTGGTGAAGTTCACGGGTTGCTACCACGGTCATACCGATGGCTTGCTCGTCGCGGCCGGATCGGGCGCGGCGACCTTTGGCGAGCCGGACTCCGCCGGCGTGCCACCGGAATACGCCCGGCTGACATTGCTGGCCGAATACAACGACCTTCCCAGTGTTGAAAAACTGCTTGCTGAACACGGGTCGAAAGTCGCCGCGATACTTGTCGAGCCGGTCGCGGGGAACATGGGCTTTGTTTTGCCGGAGCCGGGCTTCCTCGAAGGCTTGCGGAGCCTGTGCGATCGACACGGCTGCCTGCTGGTTTTCGATGAAGTGATGACCGGCTTTCGTGTCGCGTGGGGCGGATACCAGAATCACTGCGGCGTCCGACCCGACCTGACCGTGCTCGGCAAGGTCATCGGCGGCGGCATGCCCGTTGCCGCGTACGGCGGTCCGCGAAAGATCATGGAGTTTCTCAGCCCACTGGGCCCGACGTACCAGGCCGGGACGCTCAGCGGGAACCCGATCGGTATGGCTGCCGGAATTGCCACCTTGCAGATTTGCCAGTCGCCGGGATTCTACGAGGACCTTGAGTCGACGGCGGAGAGAGTCACTCGGGTGCTTGCATCCGCCGCTGAACATGCGGGACTGCCCCTTCAAACCGGTTTTCACGGCGGGATGCTGGGAATGTACCTCTCGGACCATCCCGTACGCAACTTTGCCGATGCCAAACGTGCCGATCACGCGCGCTTCGCCAGGTTCTTCAGGGCGATGCTCGATCGCGGCGTGTGGCTCCCGCCATCCGGATACGAGGCCATGTTCGTTTCCGCGGCGCATGACGAAGCGGCCATCAGCTACATCGGCGATGCGGCAAGGGAGGCGTTCCAGGAGGCGGCAAGATGAGCAAACTGCGCGTCGGAACCCGCGGCAGCGACCTTGCCCTCTGGCAGACCGGATGGGTCTGCGATCGGCTTCGAGAAGCTCATCCGGGGCTCGAGATCGAGCGCATTATCATCAAGACGCACGGGGACGTCCGGCCTGACGAGCCGTTCGGGGGCGACCTTCCGGTCGGGGCGTTTGTCACCGCTATTGAGCGCGCCCTGCAATCGAGCGAGGTGGATTTCGCCGTCCATAGTTACAAAGACCTCCAGACGGCCGAGACCGCCGGGCTGACCATCGCGGCCGTGCCGGTGCGTGAGGTTGTCCACGACGTGCTTCTCAGCCGGGCGCCGGTCGACCTGGCGCGTGTTCCAAACGGCTTCCGCTTGGGGACCAGCAGTCCGCGGCGGGCCGCGCAGTTCCGGCGGCTGGCAGAAATTGAGGTTGTAGCGATACGCGGCAACGTCCCCACGCGCGTCGCCAAGCTTGAGTCGGACAAACTCGATGGGGTGGTTCTGGCCGGAGCAGGGCTCAAGCGCCTGGGAATTACCCACCCGCACATGACAGCATTGCCGACGGATCGGTTTCCCCCAGCCCCGGCACAAGGGGCACTGGCTGTCCAGACTCGGTCGGACGATCCGGCCCAAGCGGTCATCGCGGCGATTGACCACCGGAAAACGCGCCGGGCGGTGGATGCCGAGCGGTCGTTCCTTCGGACGATCGCGGCCGGTTGTCATACGCCCGTCGCAGCACTGGGAAGCGTCAATGGAGATTCCATTCGGCTTCATGCGCAGCTTTTCAGCGACGACTACACGCGTGTGGCCGAGGGGGTCGAGGAGGGGGGCGATCCTGTTGAGGTCGGGGCGGCGCTTGCCCGCAGGCTGCTCCACGAGCTGGGTTAAGCGAGCGGTGGCCGTCAGACTGCACGGGCACACCATAGTCGGACAGTCAATGGGGTTCTTTTCAGCATGATCCGCGTCTGGGTAACCCGAGAAGAAGACGATGACGGCCCGCTTTGCCATGCGCTGCGGGCCGCGGCGCTGGAGCCTGTCCTGGAACCGGTCATCGAGCGCCGCATTCTGGGGGATGCCCATCTGGTCATCGGCTCGCTTGCGGCCGAGGACTGGCTCGTGCTCACCAGTCCCTTCGCGGTGAATGCCGTCGAGCCCGGATCGGCCCGGGTGCCCAAGGTCGCCGTCGTGGGGGAGCCGTCCCGACAGGTGGCGCTGGCCCGGGGATTCCGCGTGGAGTTGGTGGGCAAGGGGGACGGCGAGAGCCTGTTCGAGATGCTCCGCCACCACGTGCATCACGGACGAGTCTGCTACCCGCGATCGTCGCTGGTGACGCCGCCGCACCCGTGGAGCGACGTGGAGATCCTCAGCCCCATTCTTTACGAGACCACCCGGCGGGACTTCGACCGCGATGTCGTTCATCGCGTGGACGTGATTTCCGTGGCCAGCGCGTCGGCCGTGCGCGCCGTCGGGAAGTACGACAAACGCTACGCGTCGATCGGATCAACGACGACGAAGGCGCTGCGGGAGTTGGGCGTTGATCCCTGGGTGCAGGCCGAGACGCCGAGCTTCGAGGCATTGGCGCAGGTGATAGCGAAAGCTGCGAAGGTCCCCTGAGGTGCGCCGGACGGGCGACGATCTTCCTGGAGGGAGCAGGGATGCCCACATGGCAAGTCGGTTGCAAGAGGCCGTCTAAACCGAGGGCAATCCGCGATGAGCAAGAAAGAGAAAACAAGCGGAACCAAGGTCAAAACGAACAGCAGAGCTTCGAACGGAAAGTCAAGGGTCTCTAACGCCAAGAATAAGACAAAGACTACCGGCAAAGGGAAGAAGAAGGCCGCGACCAAGACCTCAAAGACGACCGCTAAGAAGCGTCGCGCCAGCGTCGTTGCCGACATGACGACCAAGCAGTTGCACGAATTCGTCAGCAATCACAACTGGGATTTCGGAAACGCGCCCATGCGTAAGGCCTCTCAGAGCCCAAAGTGCGACCTGGGAACGGCGCTGCTCATCTACTGGCTCATTGACCCCACGTACTATTTTGCCGAATACTCCGAACGTTCTGAGGTACCACGAGATCTTCAAGGTTGGTGGGATTTCCTCGTTGATATTGAGCAACGTGTCGCGGAAGGCTTCTACAAGACAAAGAAGTATCTCTTTGATCCCGCCGATTATGAGGGCGATGACATTACTTATGTGGAGGGGAAACTCAAACGCCCCATCCCCAAAGAAATGTACGGCCCGCTCTACTCGGGACCACGGCCGCGCCCGCCCAAGGTCACGCGTACCCAGATAAAAGGCATGACATCGGGCGAACTCCACGAATTCGTGTCACGCCATGTTCGGGATGATGGAATCCACTTATTCTATGCGGTTCTCGGGCATCCGGAACTTGACGCTGGCACTGCACTCGCAATCTATTGGCAGTCCGATCCACATTACTTTGATGCGTACAGATCGCTGAGCGATGTCCCC is a window from the Phycisphaerae bacterium genome containing:
- the hemL gene encoding glutamate-1-semialdehyde 2,1-aminomutase, which gives rise to MTKLTEVRRTRSAELFKKACNLLVGGVNSPVRAFRAVGGEPVFLERAEGAYVFDVDGNRYVDLVGTWGPAIVGHAHPAVVEAVQQAATRGLSFGACCAAEAELAEIVVSALPSVEMIRFVNSGTEAAMSAIRLARAATKRSCVVKFTGCYHGHTDGLLVAAGSGAATFGEPDSAGVPPEYARLTLLAEYNDLPSVEKLLAEHGSKVAAILVEPVAGNMGFVLPEPGFLEGLRSLCDRHGCLLVFDEVMTGFRVAWGGYQNHCGVRPDLTVLGKVIGGGMPVAAYGGPRKIMEFLSPLGPTYQAGTLSGNPIGMAAGIATLQICQSPGFYEDLESTAERVTRVLASAAEHAGLPLQTGFHGGMLGMYLSDHPVRNFADAKRADHARFARFFRAMLDRGVWLPPSGYEAMFVSAAHDEAAISYIGDAAREAFQEAAR
- a CDS encoding uroporphyrinogen-III synthase, producing MIRVWVTREEDDDGPLCHALRAAALEPVLEPVIERRILGDAHLVIGSLAAEDWLVLTSPFAVNAVEPGSARVPKVAVVGEPSRQVALARGFRVELVGKGDGESLFEMLRHHVHHGRVCYPRSSLVTPPHPWSDVEILSPILYETTRRDFDRDVVHRVDVISVASASAVRAVGKYDKRYASIGSTTTKALRELGVDPWVQAETPSFEALAQVIAKAAKVP
- a CDS encoding chromophore lyase CpcT/CpeT, which produces MRRALSLDLRTHVATFLLVASILVAGCATTGRGAGAKKDRDLAQLVEWMTGSFSSTAQHESDPDNFYDIRLHMVPIWPARRDATWMYVEQSAAATPDKPYRQRVYRISREADRVLESRVFELPGDPLRFVGAWRERHPLALVSPEQLTPRKGCAILLRRSPNGWFEGSTPGRECTSTLRGASYATSEVTVASWGLRTWDRGFDAAGKQVWGSTAGPYEFRRSVEKAGVE
- the lpxI gene encoding UDP-2,3-diacylglucosamine diphosphatase LpxI (LpxI, functionally equivalent to LpxH, replaces it in LPS biosynthesis in a minority of bacteria.), producing the protein MSRAGQPESSRLGIIAGAGRFPFMVVEGARRAGCECMVIGLRGFADPALSRLADAFCWSGLARPGSWIRLLRRFGAREVILAGSVRKTEMYGRFRLIKYLPDWTAIRLWFFEIADKRNDTVLSAVAEKLARQGIIMQPCMKYSAEDMAPEGVLTRRAPNDAQRADATFGWTIAREMGRLDIGQSVAVKEKEVIAVEAIEGTDRMIERAGALCRAGGWTLVKVAKPNQDMRFDVPTVGPDTIARLKQHGGKLLVIEAGRTVIVERERMIADAEAAGVVIMGLREPYLADFGTVTLVGWGS
- the hemC gene encoding hydroxymethylbilane synthase; this translates as MSKLRVGTRGSDLALWQTGWVCDRLREAHPGLEIERIIIKTHGDVRPDEPFGGDLPVGAFVTAIERALQSSEVDFAVHSYKDLQTAETAGLTIAAVPVREVVHDVLLSRAPVDLARVPNGFRLGTSSPRRAAQFRRLAEIEVVAIRGNVPTRVAKLESDKLDGVVLAGAGLKRLGITHPHMTALPTDRFPPAPAQGALAVQTRSDDPAQAVIAAIDHRKTRRAVDAERSFLRTIAAGCHTPVAALGSVNGDSIRLHAQLFSDDYTRVAEGVEEGGDPVEVGAALARRLLHELG
- a CDS encoding glycosyltransferase family 1 protein, producing MTQIQGNVLPSAGPASEAYAIIAGVHRQLSVSPHAPTLRLRIAREYARLGLVRPARDLLSSIPENHASAQRFNPDEEGSDAASEAGRMSRALAGRPDGRVPWSRYATRFERNLQALESRNVDVTGIRRAWRASHRQFELYEDACGNEQVRWIEPSGWRWIPDLADHRAEADRHPLPPDIGNAFPGPYLFEGLDLGHLFERIYDRTLNSFLRHSSALYVVEPDAALLSIALHLRDWSDRLADERLFLFTGEGAAQRFVDLLRANVDLPVPAHAFTLGRFRLGPSPGAVAAAQTVLAEREQAALQSWEALQRQYAGRDVSYWARRFDEALSGKGAPLRILSAVSVHTTFLQHSVRDAQRAFESLGHTCEVLKERRPHEVVGLATYHDTIRRLDPDVFFNLDHLRPEFGQIVPENLPILTWDQDQLPHVFTDENLRQVARHDFLTGCSKTRWLMAGCDPRQFLSAIVPTCPEQFGGEPLTEEERTRYACDVSYVSHASQTPRAFHEEERKKAGDPRLAHLLDELYELALVELAQARTMHSGLPRLILREATRRTGISVDEAGARQLCGWYLWRLGDRIFRHEALEWVAAWARRARRRFRIYGNGWDRHPTLAEFAAGPAENGRELIGVYRASRINLQLMPAGFIHQRALDGLAAGGFFLSRRVPHDLMSGTLRQLAARLDALNLHTMRDVLACEDGELWENLRTFCGRGLDDVDPGDDYIVANLRMAAELPYPDEAFPGFADLVFDSAEEFERVAERFLEGEALRQEIVHRMREVVIERFSYKAQMGKFLEEMGKYLRQVVEQS
- a CDS encoding DUF4274 domain-containing protein; translated protein: MSKKEKTSGTKVKTNSRASNGKSRVSNAKNKTKTTGKGKKKAATKTSKTTAKKRRASVVADMTTKQLHEFVSNHNWDFGNAPMRKASQSPKCDLGTALLIYWLIDPTYYFAEYSERSEVPRDLQGWWDFLVDIEQRVAEGFYKTKKYLFDPADYEGDDITYVEGKLKRPIPKEMYGPLYSGPRPRPPKVTRTQIKGMTSGELHEFVSRHVRDDGIHLFYAVLGHPELDAGTALAIYWQSDPHYFDAYRSLSDVPAEDRPSYSLMMKAEKLLVRDAFKSRNMAYDPANDNGIDWTRDEYHDPKRRTIPQQLFKRLLPAE
- the lpxD gene encoding UDP-3-O-(3-hydroxymyristoyl)glucosamine N-acyltransferase, whose amino-acid sequence is MAERLLSELCQFMSGHGLSVRLDGSDRKVRAVNTLEDAAEGDLTFLSNPKYTSQVTRTRASAVILRDDVPVPDGLAAIRCGDPYAAVTAAIIALHGYRKHPQWGISEKAHIDPTAKLGNGANIAPGATIAAHVIIGENCTVYPGCYVAEHVTIGDDCVLFPNVVVYDRCVLGNRVTIHAGSVVGEDGLGYAPYEGKWVKIPQVGRTVIGDDVEIGANCAVDRATLGRTEIGTGTKFGNVIVVGHGTKIGPDCLFVGLVGIAGSVNIGRHVTLAGQVGVAGHCSIGDDVQVGAQAGISGDVPAGMKLLGSPAIELNEAKRAMIAVQKLPELVKRVRELEREVEKLRGGGRTS